One Trichocoleus desertorum ATA4-8-CV12 genomic window, ACACTCGTTGCAAGTCTCTCTCAGCTTGGGTGCGGTTAAACACATCTCCTGGCTTTAAGGCAAACTCCCGAGTGACGATGAAATCACGAGTACGGCCTCGGATGGGTTCACCCTCGTCGTTGGTTTCTTCCCCCTCTTTATTGAGAAATTTAACCTGAATATCTTCAATCACCCCTTCAGCAACCGCTAAAGTCACCGCGCCATCTGCACCGACCTGAGGCGTATCAATGATTTGGGCCAGAACGTAACCCTGATCCTGGTACCACTTGTTTACTTGTTTGACACCTTCTTGGAACCGCCGCAAATTGAGAATGCTGCCGTACTGATCCTTGAAAATATCGTCAACCACGCTTTGGGGCAAAACTTGGTTCCCTTCTACCCGCACCGAGTTGAGGACTGGATTCGCTTGGACATCAAACGTGACTCGAACTCCCAGTGGCGTATCTTCTGGGTTGGCCCGCACGCTAGAGAAAAATCCAGTTGCAAAGACGGCGTTAATGTCTTCTTGCAGCTGAGAACGGGTTGTGGTTCGTCCAGGACGAGTTTGAATCGCATTGTAAACTTCTGTTTCAAGCTCTCCTTCAACCCCTTGAACAACTACTTCGCCGACTAAAACGCGGGGTTCAGGTTGCTCAGGCGCAGCTTGGGTCTCTCCGTTCGTGTTTCCTTCAGGACTTACACTACCATCGGCTGGGCTGACTGAAGGGGTGGGAGAGGACGAAGGAATATTGAAATCAATTCCAGGCGTTGGCTGTGATGTGCCATCCAACTGGATTTGGTTGGGAGTTTCTTGTTCGGGTGTAGCAGTTCCTGGTGGTGGGTCTGTAGGCGCAGGCGGAGTTTCTTGGGTGGAGTCTAGCTCTATATTGGTGGGGGTAGTTTCGCTGGGCGTAATCTCAGTAGGCGTAGTCTCAGTGGGTGTCTCAGCGGGCGCAGTCTCAGCCGGAGTAACGGTTGGTGAGGATGGCGCTTGAGCCTGAAACTCGGCTGGAAAAGCTTCCGGTTGGCTGACAGTAGGCACAACAAAGCTACTGCTGGCTAAGGCCGCTCCTGGCTTTACCGTTGCTATATCACCTGCGATCGCAGGCCATGATGCCGACTTGACGGCTTGAAGCACCGCAGCTGGACTGGAATTAACAACCCCACCTGTAGATGAATCAGTTCCTGCTGCCGTAGACTCAGAGGTTTGTCCTCTAGCAGGATTGGACAAGCTTAAGGTTGCTGAAGCGGCAATAACTGCTACTAAGACCGGAGATAAGCGCATTATGTTCACGTAATTTGGCATTTCCACACACCAGACTCTGCCTTAGGCTGGCCTAAGTAGTTCAAGACATCAGGGAATTGGGTTGAGAAGGGAATCCCGTTTAACCAAGCAAATGGGGGAATTTTACCGCATTCGTGACTCTTACTCTTGAACTGGTTCCTGAACAGACTCTGAAACGGGTTGATTGAGCACCCGTTCCAGCACCCGCTGGTAAGCACCCTCTACATCCCCCAAGTCACGGCGGAAACGGTCTTTATCCATCACTCGGCGGTCTGGATCAGTTTCGGTTTGATCCCAAAGACGACAGGTATCGGGACTAATTTCATCAGCCAAGAGAATTTGCTGATTGCGGTCTAAGCCAAACTCTAGCTTGAAGTCCACTAGTGTAATGCCACACTGCTGAAAAAAAGCAGAGAGTAGCTCATTGATTCGCAGCGCCATTTGTTTAAGCTGGTCTAGCTGTTCTGGCGTAGCCAGTTCTAATAATAGGAGGCGATCGCGAGTCAACAACGGGTCCCCTAGCGCATCATTCTTGTAATAGAACTCCACCAGAGGCTGCTTCAAGACGGCACCCAATTCCAACCCAGTTTGTTGACAGAGGCTCCCGGCTGCAATGTTCCTGACAACCACTTCTAGGGGAATAATTTTTACCGCTTTGACTTGCATATCCACAGCGGTGGGGCGATCGATGAAGTGGGTAGGAATCCCATTCGCTTCTAGCAACTGAAACAAATGACTAGAAATGGCAGAGTTGATTTCACCCTTGCCTGCAATTTGTCCTCGCTTCTGAGCATTAAATGCGGTTGCGTCGTCCTTAAAGTGGGTAAGGAACACATCGGGATCATCGGTGGCGTAGATAATTTTGGCTTTGCCTTCGTAGAGCTTTTGGCGCGCAAACATGAGCAGCATTAGGGTGAAAATGAGTACTTGCTAGAAGCAAGCTTAATCATTCTATCTTCGAGTGGTTATTTTCCATGCTGATAGCTCAAACTCCCGTTTCTGTAGATCTAAACTGGCAAATTGCACCCTGTTTTGTGGGAGTGATAATATTTCTAGCCGCCCCTGTTTCTTGCTTCTCTCATAAAACACTTAGCATGGCTATAGCAATCCTTTTTGATTCTTCAATGGGGTGCAGGGGTAAAACCCTTGCGTGGGGGCGAAGCCCCCACCCCCTGTTTCCAATCCATTTAGGATTGCTATATAGGTCAGTTCTTAAAGAGCTAGAACGAGAAAGTTTGGTGCTATATTCCAGCCTGACTTTTCTGCCAGTTGCGATCGCCCTTACCGACCTAGTCCTCTAGAGGTGGCTTGTGCTTACTTACACCCAACTACCGATTCCGTCCCATTTCGACCCGCAGAAAGTTGGCGAGGTTTGGCGTGTACCTTACCAAGAACGAGCCGCTGAAGCTCAAGCTTGGGCACAGCAACACAAGCTCCAACCCGCATCTCAAGATCAAGCTCGCATCTGCTTGCTAGCAATTGATGTGCAAAACACGTTTTGTGTTCCTGGGTTTGAGCTATTTGTGGGTGGACGATCGGGCCTAGGAGCTGTAGATGATAATGTGCGGCTCTGTCAGTTTATTTACCGTAACTTAGGAGTGCTGAGCGAGATTGCTCCCACCCTGGACACGCATACAGCCATGCAGATTTTTCATCCCATTTTCTGGGTGAACCAAGCAGGTGAGCATCCCACTCCAGCAGCCACAGTGATTACTTGGAATGATGTGCAGCAAGGGCTGTGGAAAGTGAATCCTGCGATCGCGGCTAGCCTAAACCCAGGTAACTATCAATCCTTACAAGATCATGCCCTGCACTATGTCCGTCAGTTGAGTGATGATGGCAAGTACCCCCTCACGATCTGGCCTTACCACTCCATGTTGGGTGGCATCGGTCATGCCCTCGTTTCAGCGGTAGAGGAAGCCAGCTTTTTTCATTGTATTGCTCGCCACAGCCAAACCAATTTTGAGCTTAAAGGCAGTAACCCCCTCACAGAAAATTACTCTGTCCTGCGTCCAGAAGTGCTAGAGAGTCATGGGGGTGAAGCGATCGCTGAGAAAAATTCTCGTTTAATTCAGAAACTTCTGGAATTTGATCGGGTGATTATCGCAGGTCAAGCTAAAAGTCACTGCGTCGCTTGGACGATTGATGACTTGCTGAATGAGATTCAAGCTCAAAATCCCGCTCTTGCTCAGAAAGTGTATCTCCTCGAAGACTGTACCTCTGCGGTTGTGATCCCAGGTGTGATCGATTTTACCGAACAAGCAGAAGCTGCTTTTGCGCGTTTTGCTGCGGCTGGTATGCATGTGGTGAAATCCACTGAGGCGCTCCACCTGTGGCCTGATTTTGTGCTCTAAGTCTTGTGCTGGCTCGATTTGTGGCCCCGCCTGCTGGAGGGTTAGCCCGTGCCCTTAGAGATCTTAAAGATCAAAAGCTAAGATGAAGGAGCCTTGTTTGCTCAAGAGCAGGTAGCTTTGATTGATCCCTGTCGTTATTTCTGCACATCTCTCAAGGTCAGGGTTGCTGGCAGATGCAATTCTGCGCCTATGCCAGATAGAGAAAATTCGCTCCCAGTGGAGGTTTCCCGATCACGAGAAATACTCTAAGACTAAAGGTAACAAATCATCAGGCTGAATTGGATCTCTACCCCTCATGAATGCTGAGAGCCAAAGATATACAATTCAGGTGGCGTTGGTTTGTTGTTTGGGATACATAATCCCCTGGATTGCTGCTCTTAAGTGCGGTCTTCTTAACGAAAGTGCGATCTTTCTATAGGTGCGATCGCTGAAGTGCAGAAAACTTAATTGAACCTGTTAGCTCCATTCCTGCACAATCAGCATTCACTAGATATCCTTAGTACTAGGAAAGCTGCTTTGATGGCTCAAAGCTCACTGTCTATCACAATCTTTTAGTATCATCCTGACCTACTTTAAAGCTGTATTTGTCCCAACCCTAAGCGTTCATGTGCTAGCTACCCATGCCCTTGATGATTCTCGTTGCTGATGATGATGTCGGTACTCGCCTGTCCATCAGCGATTATCTCGAACTCTCTGGCTACTCAGTCGTCACGGCTGAAAATGGTCAAGAGGCGCTAGCGCTGGTTGATGAGTACCAGCCTCATCTCATTGTGACCGATATTACTATGCCTCGAATGGATGGCTATGAGCTAGTCAGACGGGTGCGCCAGAAGCTAGAGTTTCGGCTGCTACCTGTCATATTTCTCACAGCTCGCACCCATATCCAAGAGCGGATTCGGGGTTATCAGCTAGGGTGTGATCTCTATTTACCCAAACCCTTTGACTTGGATGAGCTAGGCGCGGTTGTCCGTAACCTACTGGAGCGATCGCAAATGATTCAGACAGAAATGATTCATGCAGAGCGGCGATCGCGGGCTCAAGAAGCAGAAATGCCAGCGGAGAAAAACAACGCCACATCTAGATTTACTGCAACTCCCGCTCTCTCCACCGTGAGCTTGACTGAGCGGGAACAAGAAGTTTTGCAGTTATTGGCTGATGGTCTTTCCAACATTCAAATCGGTCATCGCCTGCATCTCAGCCCTCGCACCGTCGAAAAACACGTCAGCAGCTTATTGCGTAAAACTGAAACCAATAATCGAGCAGAGCTAGTGCGCTTTGTGATGGAACATGGCTTGATGAACTAAACCACCCCTTAGAGCATTTGGTTGGAAGCTGGAGCCGCCAACTGTTGCGTTGTGATAATGTGCTGCAACAGGCCATTACAAGCATCTAACAGCAGATCAATCACATGGTTAAAGCCTTCTGAGCCACCGTAGTAAGGATCAGGAACTTCTCGCTCTGAGTAGTGAGTGCAAAAGTCACACATCAAGCGCACGCGATCGCGATACTTTCCGCTTGGGTCTAACGCCAAAATATTTTGGTAATTTTCTTGATCCATTGCCAGGATGAGGTCAAAGGCTACAAAATCTTCCTTCTGGAGTTGCCGAGCTTGACCTTGAAGCACAATGCCTCGTTGCTTAGCGGCTGCGGTCATACGCCGATCGGGGGCACTGCCGATGTGGTAACTAGAAGTTCCAGCCGAGTCACAGATAATTTCATGGCCCAACCCTGCCTGTTCGATCAGGTGGTTCATGATGTTTTCTGCCGAGGGTGAGCGGCAAATGTTACCAAGACAAACGAACAGCAGTTTGTAAGGCATGTTGTAAGGCATGGTGGTTGAGGTTTGTGAGCGATCGCTGGGAGCAGCCTTAATATATTAACCACTCTTTCCGGTTTCCGAGCAGTAACCCTTGCAGAGGTAGGGATGAGTCCGCAGAACTGACATTAAACCTTGACCTTCTGACCCTAGGGGTGCAACTCTTCTTGAATGTGCAATTTCCGACTGCATTGTTTGCAAGCATCATTTGCTCAACTTAGGCAAACACTGGTCGCTACTATTGGTATTACGAGGAAAGTACTTGATGTTTAGGCCTAGCCGTAGATCTGCTTATCGAAAACAACGTCGGCTCCCTTGGCCCTTGATCATCTTATTAACCCTGCCTCTTTTGTTTATTGCTCTAGAGGTTTTGGCCCGCACTTTTGCTGGGGTCACAGGACAAAGTAACGAATTGGCAGCTTATCAGGGCAAACCAACCAAAGCCACGGCCTACGGCCTTAGGTTTTTGGATGCGAGCCAGCAGCCTTATGATGGTTTGCCAGTCAAGGGCCAATTAGCAGCTAAGCCTAGTCTAGTGACAGGGTATAAGCTTGTCAGTCAGCAGCAAAGTGAATTTTGGCAAGTAAACGAGCAAGGGTTCCGTAGCGATCGCCCAGTGCCACTCGCAAAACCAAAAGGTGAAACGCGAATTTTTGTCCTAGGTGGTTCTACAGCCTTTGGGCAAATGAGTTCTAATAACCAGGCTACCTTTGCCCACAAATTAGAAGCTAGCCTCAATCAACAAGTTGCGCAGCAGAAACAGAACCCAGGAAAATTCCGACCGGACGTTTTACCTTACTACAAAGAAGAAGTTGATAAAGCCTTAGCGTTACCGCCTCGGATTCGAGATGGAAAATATCGAGTGATTAATGCAGCGGTTCCTGGGTACGCTTCTGGGAATGAACTAGCCCAACTCGCCATGCAAGTCTTGGCCTACCAACCAGACATGATTGTGGTTGTAGACGGCTACCGAGATCTGCTTCTCCCCAGTACCGAGGAAGGTGTGGCTGTACCCGGAGCCCAGGCTCTGCTAGAAGATGCACCCCGGCACTTTTCGGCGCATCTAAGCCAGCAGCTAGGCAATTTGGTGACCCAGTCCTACTTAGTCAAAGGCGTGCAATATTGGCTGCTCAAACCTGAACCCTCGGTGGACGAACTTAGCTTAGTGGCCGCTAGTAGCGATGCCCCCCTAGCTGAGCAAATTTCTAGCAATCCAACCGAGCTAAAGGATCGGGCGAACCGCTACCGTAGCCATCTCCAGCAAATGGCTCGTTTAGCGGCAGCGGCCAAAGTTCCTTTGATTGTTGCTCTCCAACCAGAAGTCACCAGCCGAACTGGCAAAAATATTTCTGCGGAAGAAACCAAAATTCAGCAAGCGTTAGGGGATTCCTATACCCAAAGGGCGAAGGCAGGTTATACCGAGATGGAGCGTGCAATGCTTCAGGTTCAGAAAGAATTTCCCAAAACTGTCACTGCTCTGAACCTCTACAATCTCTATGGCAACTTTTCAGGTCAAGCTTTCGTGGACACGATTCATCTGACGGATGCAGCCAATGCCGTCTTAGCCAATCGGCTTTATGGCACGATCACCAAGCTACTCAACGTCCCAGTTCAACCTAACCCCTCCCCCTACTAAATTCGAGCTACTCGCCTACTCGCCTACTCGTCCCTGAGAGAAATTCGAGAAATTGAGAAGGAGAAATTAAGCAGCCACGAACTTAGCATTGGCAAGGGCGATCGCACATTTGCAAAGTCAACACAACAAAACCGGGCAGAGAGCAGACATAAACTGCTTGCCCGGATCGAGTAGGACTTCTAAATGCTGTTGGTTTAGAGACCAGGTAGGTTTAGGCCACCTGTCAACTCTTCCATTTTTTCGCGCATGGTAGCTGTGGACTTGTTATAAGCATCCTTCATGGCAGCAGTCACCAAGTCAGAAACGACCTCAGCGCCTTCTCCTAGCACATCGGCTGCAATTTCTACTCGTCGGGGCTCCTGGTTGCCACTGAGGACCACCTTCACCATGCCCCCACCCGCTTGTCCTTCAATTTCCATTTTCTCCAAGTCTTCTTGGAGCTGTTTGGCACCTTCTTGTACTTGTTGCGCCTTCTTGAATGCTTCGGTCAGCTCTTTCATCTTGCCCAGACCGAAGCCGAATCCCTGTCCTTTGCTCATAACGTTTAGATTGGGTACGAGTTGTTTGTCTAATTAGGTTGTTGTTCCTAGTCTCTGCTATTCTGCCACTCTCACTGTCTCTTTGACAGACTTTCTCTTTGACAGACCTTTTACCTAGCCCCACCGGATGCAAGTTGGCTTAAGCGAGTTGAAACTCTCCCAGCATTTTTACTTCTGGTTCTAGCCGCAATGACCAGTGTTGCTCTACTTGTTGCTGCACGTAACGAATTAGCTGAAAAATATCGTGGGCAGTCGCACCCCCACAGTTGAGGATGAAGTTAGCATGC contains:
- a CDS encoding low molecular weight phosphotyrosine protein phosphatase; protein product: MPYKLLFVCLGNICRSPSAENIMNHLIEQAGLGHEIICDSAGTSSYHIGSAPDRRMTAAAKQRGIVLQGQARQLQKEDFVAFDLILAMDQENYQNILALDPSGKYRDRVRLMCDFCTHYSEREVPDPYYGGSEGFNHVIDLLLDACNGLLQHIITTQQLAAPASNQML
- a CDS encoding SGNH/GDSL hydrolase family protein → MIILLTLPLLFIALEVLARTFAGVTGQSNELAAYQGKPTKATAYGLRFLDASQQPYDGLPVKGQLAAKPSLVTGYKLVSQQQSEFWQVNEQGFRSDRPVPLAKPKGETRIFVLGGSTAFGQMSSNNQATFAHKLEASLNQQVAQQKQNPGKFRPDVLPYYKEEVDKALALPPRIRDGKYRVINAAVPGYASGNELAQLAMQVLAYQPDMIVVVDGYRDLLLPSTEEGVAVPGAQALLEDAPRHFSAHLSQQLGNLVTQSYLVKGVQYWLLKPEPSVDELSLVAASSDAPLAEQISSNPTELKDRANRYRSHLQQMARLAAAAKVPLIVALQPEVTSRTGKNISAEETKIQQALGDSYTQRAKAGYTEMERAMLQVQKEFPKTVTALNLYNLYGNFSGQAFVDTIHLTDAANAVLANRLYGTITKLLNVPVQPNPSPY
- a CDS encoding BamA/TamA family outer membrane protein, with the protein product MRLSPVLVAVIAASATLSLSNPARGQTSESTAAGTDSSTGGVVNSSPAAVLQAVKSASWPAIAGDIATVKPGAALASSSFVVPTVSQPEAFPAEFQAQAPSSPTVTPAETAPAETPTETTPTEITPSETTPTNIELDSTQETPPAPTDPPPGTATPEQETPNQIQLDGTSQPTPGIDFNIPSSSPTPSVSPADGSVSPEGNTNGETQAAPEQPEPRVLVGEVVVQGVEGELETEVYNAIQTRPGRTTTRSQLQEDINAVFATGFFSSVRANPEDTPLGVRVTFDVQANPVLNSVRVEGNQVLPQSVVDDIFKDQYGSILNLRRFQEGVKQVNKWYQDQGYVLAQIIDTPQVGADGAVTLAVAEGVIEDIQVKFLNKEGEETNDEGEPIRGRTRDFIVTREFALKPGDVFNRTQAERDLQRVYGLGIFEDVRLSLNPGQDPRKVVVVANVAERSTGSAGAALGISSASGLFGSVSYQQQNLGGNNQKLNAEVQVGQRDLLFDLSFTDPWIAGDPYRTSYTLNVFNRRSLSLIFDGGEPEIELPNGDRPRIDRLGGGITFTRPLSRDVFADSEWTASAGLQYQRVSVRDSDRDISPFDELGNQLSFSDDGSDNLLTAQLGLVRDRRNNRLRPTSGSLLRLGTEQSIPIGGIFFNRLRGSYSYYLPVDYTKFAPGPEALAFNVQAGTVVGDLPPYEAFALGGSNSVRGFDEGDVGSGRSFIQATAEYRFPVFSILGGALFVDYATDLGTGSSVPGDPAGVRGKPGSGLGYGVGVRIQSPLGPIRIDYGFNDAGDSRLHFGIGERF
- a CDS encoding YbaB/EbfC family nucleoid-associated protein; its protein translation is MSKGQGFGFGLGKMKELTEAFKKAQQVQEGAKQLQEDLEKMEIEGQAGGGMVKVVLSGNQEPRRVEIAADVLGEGAEVVSDLVTAAMKDAYNKSTATMREKMEELTGGLNLPGL
- a CDS encoding isochorismatase — encoded protein: MLTYTQLPIPSHFDPQKVGEVWRVPYQERAAEAQAWAQQHKLQPASQDQARICLLAIDVQNTFCVPGFELFVGGRSGLGAVDDNVRLCQFIYRNLGVLSEIAPTLDTHTAMQIFHPIFWVNQAGEHPTPAATVITWNDVQQGLWKVNPAIAASLNPGNYQSLQDHALHYVRQLSDDGKYPLTIWPYHSMLGGIGHALVSAVEEASFFHCIARHSQTNFELKGSNPLTENYSVLRPEVLESHGGEAIAEKNSRLIQKLLEFDRVIIAGQAKSHCVAWTIDDLLNEIQAQNPALAQKVYLLEDCTSAVVIPGVIDFTEQAEAAFARFAAAGMHVVKSTEALHLWPDFVL
- a CDS encoding phosphoribosylaminoimidazolesuccinocarboxamide synthase produces the protein MFARQKLYEGKAKIIYATDDPDVFLTHFKDDATAFNAQKRGQIAGKGEINSAISSHLFQLLEANGIPTHFIDRPTAVDMQVKAVKIIPLEVVVRNIAAGSLCQQTGLELGAVLKQPLVEFYYKNDALGDPLLTRDRLLLLELATPEQLDQLKQMALRINELLSAFFQQCGITLVDFKLEFGLDRNQQILLADEISPDTCRLWDQTETDPDRRVMDKDRFRRDLGDVEGAYQRVLERVLNQPVSESVQEPVQE
- a CDS encoding response regulator transcription factor produces the protein MPLMILVADDDVGTRLSISDYLELSGYSVVTAENGQEALALVDEYQPHLIVTDITMPRMDGYELVRRVRQKLEFRLLPVIFLTARTHIQERIRGYQLGCDLYLPKPFDLDELGAVVRNLLERSQMIQTEMIHAERRSRAQEAEMPAEKNNATSRFTATPALSTVSLTEREQEVLQLLADGLSNIQIGHRLHLSPRTVEKHVSSLLRKTETNNRAELVRFVMEHGLMN